One stretch of Cellulomonas wangsupingiae DNA includes these proteins:
- the zapE gene encoding cell division protein ZapE, producing the protein MTTAEPVGTDRTGAPASLTARHPRVPAARLLAELVPPRHFAHESFETYRPDPAHPSQARALDRLREVAGTLAAPVRGGWWRRRSAADAPAVYLDGGFGVGKTHLLASLAHAVGHERTTYGTFVELTHLVGALGFAATVDALGERRLLCIDEFELDDPGDTVMMSRLLRELTDRGVAIAATSNTLPDALGEGRFAAEDFLREIQALAARFEVLRIDGEDHRHRDVTTHAATLDADAVRALVAGRDDAALDDFDTLLGHLAGVHPSRYGALLDGVDLVGLTGVHQVTEQDVALRLVVLVDRLYDRDVPVALAGGVGVGGGTGTDLFTDEMLAGGYRKKYYRALSRLGALAAEGAALAAAR; encoded by the coding sequence GTGACCACCGCCGAACCCGTCGGGACGGACCGGACCGGCGCCCCGGCCTCGCTCACCGCCCGGCACCCCCGGGTCCCTGCCGCCCGCCTGCTCGCCGAGCTCGTCCCGCCGCGCCACTTCGCGCACGAGTCGTTCGAGACGTACCGGCCGGATCCGGCCCACCCGTCCCAGGCGCGCGCGCTCGACCGGCTCCGCGAGGTGGCCGGTACCCTCGCCGCACCCGTGCGCGGCGGCTGGTGGCGACGGCGCTCCGCGGCCGACGCGCCCGCCGTGTACCTCGACGGCGGGTTCGGCGTCGGCAAGACGCACCTGCTCGCGTCCCTGGCGCACGCCGTCGGCCACGAGCGCACGACGTACGGGACGTTCGTCGAGCTCACGCACCTCGTCGGTGCGCTCGGGTTCGCCGCGACCGTCGACGCGCTCGGCGAGCGGCGGCTGCTGTGCATCGACGAGTTCGAGCTCGACGATCCCGGCGACACGGTCATGATGTCCCGCCTGCTGCGCGAGCTCACGGACCGCGGCGTGGCGATCGCCGCGACGTCCAACACGCTGCCCGACGCGCTCGGCGAGGGCAGGTTCGCCGCCGAGGACTTCCTGCGGGAGATCCAGGCGCTCGCGGCGCGGTTCGAGGTCCTGCGGATCGACGGCGAGGACCACCGGCACCGCGACGTCACGACGCACGCCGCGACCCTCGACGCCGACGCGGTGCGCGCCCTCGTCGCCGGGCGGGACGACGCCGCGCTCGACGACTTCGACACCCTGCTGGGGCACCTCGCGGGCGTGCACCCCAGCCGCTACGGCGCCCTGCTCGACGGTGTCGACCTCGTCGGGCTGACGGGCGTGCACCAGGTCACCGAGCAGGACGTCGCGCTGCGGCTCGTGGTGCTCGTCGACCGCCTGTACGACCGCGACGTCCCGGTCGCGCTCGCCGGCGGGGTCGGCGTGGGCGGGGGGACGGGCACGGACCTCTTCACGGACGAGATGCTCGCGGGCGGGTACCGCAAGAAGTAC
- the cobA gene encoding uroporphyrinogen-III C-methyltransferase — translation MSARHPLLLDVTGRRVVVVGGGPVAARRARHLLADGADVHVVAPALCEELAELAAASAVTWRAREYAAGDLDGAWLVHTATGERRTDDTVAADAEATRTWCVRADDAARSSAWTPAVARAGDVLVTVTAGGDPRRALALRSALQVQLDTGVLPLRRRRAGAGRVTLVGGGPGDPGLITTRGRRALAEADVVVVDRLAPRALLDELEPGVEVVEAGKAPHAHTLTQDEINRLLVERARAGQRVVRLKGGDPFVLGRGGEEVAACRAAGVAVDVVPGVTSAIAVPGAAGIPVTHRDVARQVTIVSAHDAETDWQTLARLRGTLVLLMGVGRLGEHMARLVAHGLDPATPAAVVEDGTLPTQRTTLATVGDIALRALEVGVRNPAVVVVGGVASLPATLAVGTDVATTA, via the coding sequence ATGAGCGCGCGCCACCCCCTGCTCCTCGACGTGACCGGCCGCCGGGTCGTCGTGGTCGGCGGCGGGCCCGTCGCGGCACGCCGCGCCCGCCACCTGCTCGCGGACGGCGCGGACGTGCACGTCGTCGCCCCGGCCCTGTGCGAGGAGCTGGCCGAGCTGGCGGCGGCGTCGGCCGTCACGTGGCGCGCCCGCGAGTACGCCGCCGGTGACCTCGACGGCGCCTGGCTCGTCCACACCGCGACCGGCGAGCGCCGCACCGACGACACCGTCGCAGCCGACGCCGAGGCGACCCGCACGTGGTGCGTACGCGCCGACGACGCCGCCCGGTCGTCCGCGTGGACCCCGGCCGTCGCCCGCGCCGGGGACGTCCTCGTGACCGTCACCGCGGGCGGCGACCCCCGCCGCGCCCTCGCGCTGCGGTCGGCGCTGCAGGTCCAGCTCGACACCGGCGTGCTGCCGCTGCGCCGTCGTCGTGCGGGCGCCGGCCGGGTCACGCTCGTGGGTGGCGGGCCCGGCGACCCCGGGCTGATCACGACGCGCGGCCGCCGCGCGCTCGCCGAGGCGGACGTCGTGGTCGTCGACCGGCTCGCACCTCGGGCGCTGCTCGACGAGCTCGAGCCGGGCGTCGAGGTGGTCGAGGCCGGCAAGGCACCGCACGCGCACACCCTGACGCAGGACGAGATCAACCGGCTCCTCGTCGAGCGCGCCCGTGCCGGGCAGCGCGTCGTGCGACTCAAGGGCGGGGACCCCTTCGTCCTCGGCCGCGGCGGCGAGGAGGTCGCCGCCTGCCGTGCCGCGGGCGTGGCGGTCGACGTCGTGCCCGGCGTGACCAGCGCGATCGCGGTGCCCGGCGCGGCCGGCATCCCCGTCACGCACCGCGACGTCGCCCGCCAGGTCACGATCGTCTCCGCGCACGACGCCGAGACCGACTGGCAGACGCTGGCACGCCTGCGCGGCACGCTCGTCCTGCTCATGGGCGTGGGCCGCCTCGGCGAGCACATGGCCCGTCTCGTGGCGCACGGGCTCGACCCGGCGACCCCCGCCGCGGTCGTCGAGGACGGCACCCTGCCGACGCAGCGCACCACGCTGGCGACGGTGGGCGACATCGCGCTCCGTGCGCTGGAGGTCGGGGTGCGCAACCCCGCGGTCGTGGTGGTGGGCGGCGTCGCGAGCCTGCCCGCCACGCTCGCCGTGGGGACGGACGTCGCGACCACGGCCTGA
- the cysD gene encoding sulfate adenylyltransferase subunit CysD, translating into MTTTLPTDTPATAAGPARLTQLDALESEGIHVMREVAGEFERPVLLFSGGKDSIVMLHLARKAFWPAPVPFPVMHVDTGHNFPEVIEYRDRVVADLGLRLVVASVQEAIDDGRVVELPGGSRNPLQTVPLLDAITAHRFDAVFGGGRRDEEKARAKERMFSLRDEFGQWDPRRQRPELWDLYNGRHRPGEHVRVFPLSNWTELDVWRYIERERIELPAIYFTHERDVFARDGMWLTAGSWGGPRPDEQVRRRRVRYRTVGDMSCTGAVDSTAGDVADVIAEVAASRLTERGATRADDRASEAAMEDRKREGYF; encoded by the coding sequence ATGACCACGACGCTCCCCACCGACACCCCGGCGACCGCCGCGGGACCGGCGCGCCTGACGCAGCTCGACGCGCTGGAGTCCGAGGGCATCCACGTGATGCGCGAGGTCGCCGGCGAGTTCGAGCGGCCGGTGCTGCTGTTCTCCGGCGGCAAGGACTCGATCGTCATGCTGCACCTCGCCCGCAAGGCGTTCTGGCCCGCCCCGGTGCCGTTCCCCGTCATGCACGTGGACACCGGCCACAACTTCCCCGAGGTGATCGAGTACCGCGACCGCGTGGTCGCCGACCTGGGCCTGCGCCTCGTCGTCGCGAGCGTCCAGGAGGCCATCGACGACGGCCGGGTCGTCGAGCTGCCGGGCGGGTCGCGCAACCCGCTGCAGACCGTCCCGCTGCTCGACGCGATCACCGCCCACCGTTTCGACGCCGTGTTCGGCGGCGGCCGGCGCGACGAGGAGAAGGCCCGCGCCAAGGAGCGGATGTTCTCGCTGCGCGACGAGTTCGGGCAGTGGGACCCGCGCAGGCAGCGCCCCGAGCTGTGGGACCTGTACAACGGCCGCCACCGGCCCGGCGAGCACGTGCGCGTGTTCCCGCTGTCGAACTGGACCGAGCTCGACGTGTGGCGGTACATCGAGCGCGAGCGCATCGAGCTGCCCGCGATCTACTTCACCCACGAGCGCGACGTCTTCGCCCGCGACGGGATGTGGCTGACGGCGGGCAGCTGGGGCGGCCCGCGTCCGGACGAGCAGGTCCGTCGCCGCCGGGTGCGCTACCGCACCGTCGGCGACATGAGCTGCACCGGCGCCGTCGACTCGACGGCCGGTGACGTCGCGGACGTCATCGCCGAGGTCGCCGCGAGCCGGCTGACCGAGCGCGGCGCGACGCGAGCGGACGACCGGGCCTCCGAGGCCGCCATGGAGGACCGCAAGCGCGAGGGGTACTTCTGA
- a CDS encoding nitrite/sulfite reductase yields MAQTTSRTPVVEPARRPEGQWAFDQREPLNANEQLKQEDDGLNVRHRIETVYAREGFASIPGDDLRGRMRWWGLYTQRRPGIDGGRTATLEPHELEDEYFMLRVRCDGGTLNLRQLRTVAGISQEFGRDTADITDRQNIQLHWIRIEDVPEIWRRLESVGLTTQEACGDVPRVIIGSPVAGVAADEIIDGTPAIEVIRDRYIGDPAFSNLPRKFKTAISGSPHQDVAHEINDVAFVGVVHPELGPGFDLWVGGALSTNPMLGKRLGAFVTLEQVPDVWCGVVGIFRDYGYRRLRARARLKFLLADWGPEVFRQVLETEYLGHALPDGPAPPPPPTGNRDHVGVHPQKDGRLYVGAAPAVGRVSGPVLTALADLVEEAGSDRLQLTTEQKLVVLDVEPHRVDALVDGLESLGLRVRTASTFRRGTLACTGIEFCKLAIVETKGRATALVDELERRLPTFDQPLTINVNGCPNSCARIQTADIGLKGALAGGEEGYQVHLGGGLGLTSGLGKTLRGLRVPASELPDYVERVTRRFDEQRGPGEVFAQWVHRADEEDLR; encoded by the coding sequence ATGGCGCAGACCACGTCACGCACCCCCGTCGTCGAGCCGGCCCGGCGCCCCGAGGGCCAGTGGGCCTTCGACCAGCGCGAGCCGCTCAACGCCAACGAGCAGCTCAAGCAGGAGGACGACGGCCTCAACGTCCGCCACCGCATCGAGACCGTGTACGCCCGCGAGGGCTTCGCGTCCATCCCCGGTGACGACCTGCGCGGACGCATGCGCTGGTGGGGCCTGTACACCCAGCGGCGCCCGGGGATCGACGGCGGGCGCACCGCCACCCTCGAGCCGCACGAGCTCGAGGACGAGTACTTCATGCTCCGGGTGCGCTGCGACGGCGGCACCCTGAACCTGCGCCAGCTGCGCACGGTCGCCGGCATCTCCCAGGAGTTCGGCCGGGACACCGCGGACATCACCGACCGGCAGAACATCCAGCTGCACTGGATCCGCATCGAGGACGTGCCGGAGATCTGGCGGCGCCTGGAGTCCGTGGGCCTGACCACGCAGGAGGCGTGCGGCGACGTGCCCCGCGTCATCATCGGGTCCCCCGTCGCCGGGGTCGCCGCTGACGAGATCATCGACGGCACGCCCGCGATCGAGGTCATCCGGGACCGCTACATCGGCGACCCCGCCTTCTCCAACCTGCCGCGCAAGTTCAAGACGGCCATCAGCGGGTCCCCGCACCAGGACGTCGCCCACGAGATCAACGACGTCGCGTTCGTCGGCGTCGTGCACCCCGAGCTCGGGCCCGGCTTCGACCTGTGGGTGGGCGGCGCCCTGTCGACGAACCCGATGCTCGGCAAGCGGCTCGGCGCGTTCGTGACCCTCGAGCAGGTGCCGGACGTGTGGTGCGGGGTCGTGGGGATCTTCCGGGACTACGGCTACCGCCGCCTGCGCGCCCGCGCCCGCCTGAAGTTCCTGCTCGCCGACTGGGGACCCGAGGTGTTCCGCCAGGTCCTCGAGACCGAGTACCTGGGCCACGCGCTGCCCGACGGGCCCGCCCCGCCACCGCCGCCCACGGGCAACCGGGACCACGTCGGCGTCCACCCGCAGAAGGACGGGCGGCTCTACGTGGGCGCGGCGCCCGCCGTCGGGCGCGTCTCGGGCCCGGTGCTCACGGCGCTCGCCGACCTCGTGGAGGAGGCCGGGTCCGACCGGCTGCAGCTGACGACCGAACAGAAGCTCGTCGTCCTGGACGTCGAGCCGCACCGCGTCGACGCGCTCGTCGACGGCCTGGAGTCCCTGGGTCTGCGGGTGCGGACGGCCTCGACGTTCCGCCGCGGGACGCTCGCGTGCACCGGCATCGAGTTCTGCAAGCTCGCCATCGTCGAGACCAAGGGCCGGGCCACGGCCCTCGTCGACGAGCTCGAGCGGCGCCTGCCGACGTTCGACCAGCCGCTGACGATCAACGTCAACGGCTGCCCGAACTCGTGCGCCCGCATCCAGACCGCCGACATCGGCCTCAAGGGCGCGCTGGCCGGGGGCGAGGAGGGCTACCAGGTGCACCTCGGCGGCGGGCTGGGCCTCACCAGCGGGCTGGGCAAGACGCTGCGCGGCCTGCGGGTGCCCGCCTCGGAGCTGCCCGACTACGTCGAGCGCGTCACGCGCCGCTTCGACGAGCAGCGGGGCCCGGGCGAGGTCTTCGCGCAGTGGGTCCACCGGGCGGACGAGGAGGACCTGCGATGA
- a CDS encoding phosphoadenylyl-sulfate reductase — MSTLTPAVADLSPDRLRALAEQAGRDLEGSHPADVLRWARDVFGTDLVLASSMGDEVLVDLAAKAAPGIDVVFLDTGYHFAETIGTRDYYADFTDVRLRTVLPLRTVAEQDAEHGPRLHERDPNLCCALRKVEPLERALAPYTAWVTGMRREDAPTRTDIAVVGWDAKRSKVKLNPLAAWTRDDVDAYVAEHHVVLNPLRELGYASIGCAPCTRAVAPGEDPRAGRWAGTNKTECGLHT; from the coding sequence GTGAGCACGCTCACCCCGGCCGTGGCCGACCTGTCCCCCGACCGGCTGCGCGCGCTCGCCGAGCAGGCGGGACGCGACCTCGAGGGCTCCCACCCGGCCGACGTGCTGCGCTGGGCGCGCGACGTCTTCGGCACGGACCTGGTGCTCGCGTCGTCCATGGGCGACGAGGTGCTGGTCGACCTCGCCGCGAAGGCGGCACCGGGCATCGACGTCGTGTTCCTCGACACCGGCTACCACTTCGCCGAGACGATCGGCACGCGGGACTACTACGCGGACTTCACCGACGTCCGGCTGCGCACGGTGCTTCCGCTGCGCACCGTCGCCGAGCAGGACGCCGAGCACGGACCGCGGCTGCACGAGCGGGATCCGAACCTGTGCTGCGCCCTGCGCAAGGTCGAGCCGCTCGAGCGGGCGCTCGCGCCGTACACGGCGTGGGTCACGGGCATGCGCCGGGAGGACGCCCCGACGCGCACCGACATCGCGGTGGTCGGGTGGGACGCCAAGCGGTCGAAGGTCAAGCTCAACCCGCTGGCCGCGTGGACGCGCGACGACGTGGACGCGTACGTCGCGGAGCACCACGTGGTGCTCAACCCGCTGCGCGAGCTCGGGTACGCGTCGATCGGCTGCGCACCGTGCACGCGGGCGGTCGCACCGGGTGAGGACCCGCGCGCCGGGCGCTGGGCAGGGACGAACAAGACGGAATGCGGGCTGCACACATGA
- a CDS encoding sulfate adenylyltransferase subunit 1: MGTHTPAGLTRQAPAAPAGTPGDHTRRDLLRLATAGSVDDGKSTLIGRLLYDTKSVLADQLSAVERATAARGGEGSGVDLALLTDGLRAEREQGITIDVAYRYFSTARRAFVLADTPGHVQYTRNMVTGASTAELAIVLVDARKGVLEQTRRHAALTALLRVPHVVLAVNKMDLVDFDESTFRSIATQFADYARVLGLPTVHAVPLSALDGDNVVERSGRTPWYDGPTLLELLESVPVARDAAVEPLRLPVQYVIRPRTPEHPDYRGYAGKVASGVVRVGDDVRVLPSGRTSRVVGLDTFDGPLAAADAPRSVTVRLADDLDVARGDVLVPADEQVATGQDLVGTVCWLTERRSVPGARVLVRVGTRTVRGLLREVDARLDVDTLTVEQWDAVDTRHTIDATDTSAEAAPRSLGLNAIGRVRLRLAEPVVLDDYATHRRTGGFLVVDPADGSTLAAGLIGPTLLDRLAPVRADDDWLAGAGI, encoded by the coding sequence ATGGGCACGCACACACCCGCCGGACTCACCCGGCAGGCACCGGCCGCACCCGCGGGCACGCCCGGCGACCACACGCGGCGCGACCTGCTGCGCCTGGCGACCGCCGGCTCCGTCGACGACGGCAAGAGCACCCTCATCGGTCGCCTGCTCTACGACACGAAGTCGGTCCTCGCCGACCAGCTGTCGGCCGTCGAGCGGGCGACCGCCGCGCGGGGCGGCGAGGGGTCCGGCGTCGACCTGGCGCTGCTCACCGACGGACTGCGGGCCGAGCGCGAGCAGGGCATCACGATCGACGTCGCGTACCGGTACTTCTCGACCGCGCGGCGCGCGTTCGTGCTGGCCGACACCCCCGGGCACGTCCAGTACACCCGCAACATGGTGACCGGGGCGTCCACCGCGGAGCTCGCGATCGTCCTGGTGGACGCGCGCAAGGGGGTGCTCGAGCAGACCCGGCGGCACGCCGCGCTGACGGCGCTGCTGCGCGTCCCGCACGTCGTGCTGGCGGTCAACAAGATGGACCTCGTCGACTTCGACGAGAGCACGTTCCGGTCGATCGCCACGCAGTTCGCCGACTACGCGCGCGTGCTCGGGCTGCCGACGGTGCACGCCGTCCCGCTGTCGGCGCTCGACGGGGACAACGTCGTCGAGCGGTCCGGACGCACCCCCTGGTACGACGGCCCGACGCTGCTCGAGCTGCTGGAGTCCGTGCCCGTGGCCCGCGACGCGGCCGTCGAGCCGCTGCGCCTGCCGGTGCAGTACGTCATCCGGCCCCGCACCCCCGAGCACCCCGACTACCGGGGCTACGCCGGCAAGGTGGCCTCGGGCGTCGTGCGGGTCGGGGACGACGTGCGCGTGCTGCCGTCGGGCCGCACCAGCCGCGTCGTCGGCCTCGACACGTTCGACGGACCGCTCGCCGCGGCCGACGCACCGCGCTCGGTCACCGTGCGGCTGGCCGACGACCTCGACGTCGCCCGCGGCGACGTGCTGGTGCCGGCGGACGAGCAGGTCGCCACCGGGCAGGACCTCGTCGGGACGGTCTGCTGGCTCACCGAGCGGCGCTCCGTACCGGGCGCCCGCGTGCTCGTGCGCGTCGGCACCCGCACGGTCCGCGGGCTGCTGCGGGAGGTGGACGCGCGCCTGGACGTCGACACCCTCACGGTCGAGCAGTGGGACGCGGTCGACACGCGGCACACGATCGACGCGACCGACACGTCCGCCGAGGCGGCGCCCCGCTCGCTCGGCCTCAACGCGATCGGCCGCGTGCGGCTGCGGCTCGCCGAGCCCGTCGTCCTCGACGACTACGCGACCCACCGCCGCACGGGCGGCTTCCTCGTGGTCGACCCGGCCGACGGCAGCACCCTGGCGGCGGGCCTCATCGGCCCGACCCTCCTGGACCGGCTCGCGCCGGTGCGCGCCGACGACGACTGGCTCGCAGGGGCCGGGATATGA